A part of Antechinus flavipes isolate AdamAnt ecotype Samford, QLD, Australia chromosome 6, AdamAnt_v2, whole genome shotgun sequence genomic DNA contains:
- the DTX4 gene encoding E3 ubiquitin-protein ligase DTX4, which yields MLLASAVVVWEWLNEHGRWRPYSPAVSHHIEAVIRAGGPRAGGGSVVLGQVDSRLSPYIIDLQSMHQFRQDTGTLRPVRRSYYDPASAPGKGVVWEWENDNGSWTPYDMEVGITIQHAYEKQHPWIDLTSIGFCYVIDFGTMSQINRQTQRKRHIRHRLDLIYPVVTGTLPKSQSWPVGPAVASSPPGPPCSCPQCLLVMSVKAAAGANGGMGLLPPVPARKNVAPPGGPKLALPPGAGPKPLDGTGTLRVPGKAATSQVSRRQAASAPALAGSASPASPPGATGKNGRVALATLNRTNLQRLAIAQSRVLIASGVPTVPVKNLNGSSPVNPALAGITGILMSAAGLPVCLTRPPKLVLHPPPVSKSEIKSIPGVSNTSRKTTKKQAKKGKTPEEVLKKYLQKVRHPPDEDCTICMERLAAPSGYKGPQPTVKPDLVGKLSKCGHIYHLHCLVAMYNNGNKDGSLQCPTCKTIYGVKTGTQPPGKMEYHLIPHSLPGHPDCKTIRIIYNIPPGIQGPEHPNPGKSFTARGFPRHCYLPDSEKGRKVLKLLLVAWDRRLIFAVGTSSTTGESDTVIWNEVHHKTEFGSNLTGHGYPDANYLDNVLAELAAQGIAEDSAGLEKD from the exons ATGCTGCTGGCCTCGGCCGTGGTGGTCTGGGAATGGCTGAACGAGCACGGCCGCTGGAGACCGTACAGCCCGGCCGTGAGCCACCACATCGAGGCGGTGATCCGGGCCGGGGGGCCCCGCGCCGGCGGCGGCAGCGTGGTGCTGGGCCAGGTGGACAGCCGCCTGTCGCCCTACATCATCGACCTGCAGTCCATGCACCAATTCCGGCAGGACACTG GGACCCTGCGTCCTGTCCGTCGAAGCTACTACGACCCGGCCTCGGCGCCCGGGAAGGGCGTGGTCTGGGAGTGGGAGAATGACAACGGCTCCTGGACCCCCTACGACATGGAGGTGGGCATCACCATCCAGCACGCCTACGAGAAGCAGCACCCCTGGATCGACCTCACCTCCATCGGCTTCTGCTACGTCATCGACTTCGGCACCATGAGTCAGATCAACAGGCAGACCCAGCGCAAGCGCCACATCCGGCACCGGCTCGATCTCATCTACCCCGTGGTCACGGGCACCCTGCCCAAGTCTCAGTCCTGGCCGGTCGGCCCGGCCGTGGCCAGCTCCCCCCCCGGCCCCCCGTGCTCCTGCCCGCAGTGCCTCCTGGTGATGAGCGTCAAGGCGGCGGCCGGGGCCAACGGCGGCATGGGGCTGCTGCCGCCCGTGCCCGCCCGGAAAAACGTGGCCCCTCCGGGGGGCCCCAAGCTGGCCCTGCCCCCGGGAGCCGGGCCCAAGCCTCTGGATGGGACGGGCACCCTCCGGGTTCCGGGGAAGGCGGCGACCTCACAGGTGAGCCGGAGGCAGGCGGCCAGCGCCCCGGCCCTGGCCGGCTCGGCCTCCCCGGCTAGCCCCCCGGGCGCCACCGGCAAGAACGGGCGCGTGGCCCTGGCGACCCTGAACCGCACCAATCTGCAGCGTCTCGCCATCGCGCAGTCCAGAGTGCTGATTGCTTCTGG TGTCCCCACTGTCCCAGTGAAGAATCTCAATGGCTCCAGTCCTGTGAATCCTGCCTTAGCAG GAATCACCGGAATCCTCATGAGTGCGGCAGGACTGCCCGTGTGCCTCACCCGGCCCCCCAAGCTGGTCCTGCACCCTCCCCCTGTCAGCAAGAGCGAAATCAAGTCTATCCCGGGGGTCTCCAACACAAGCCGCAAGACCACCAAAAAACAAGCCAAGAAAG GAAAGACTCCAGAAGAAGTTCTGAAAAAGTACCTGCAGAAAGTGCGCCATCCCCCAGACGAG GACTGCACCATCTGCATGGAGCGCCTCGCGGCCCCATCAGGTTATAAGGGCCCACAGCCAACGGTCAAGCCCGACCTGGTGGGGAAGCTGTCCAAATGTGGTCACATCTATCACCTGCATTGCCTGGTTGCCATGTACAACAATGGGAACAAG GATGGAAGTTTGCAGTGTCCAACCTGCAAAACCATTTATGGTGTCAAGACGGGGACCCAGCCCCCTGGGAAGATGGAGTATCACCTCATCCCCCACTCCCTGCCTGGGCACCCAGATTGTAAAACTATCCGGATAATCTACAATATCCCCCCAGGCATTCAG GGACCAGAACACCCGAATCCTGGGAAGAGCTTCACCGCCCGAGGCTTCCCTCGACATTGTTACCTCCCAGATagtgagaaagggaggaag GTGCTGAAGTTGCTGCTGGTAGCCTGGGACCGCCGCCTGATCTTTGCCGTGGGCACCTCCAGCACCACGGGCGAGTCGGACACGGTCATCTGGAACGAAGTGCACCACAAGACCGAGTTCGGCTCCAACCTCACGGGCCACGGCTACCCGGACGCCAACTACCTGGACAACGTGCTGGCGGAGCTGGCGGCCCAGGGCATCGCGGAGGACAGCGCCGGCCTGGAGAAGGACTGA
- the MPEG1 gene encoding macrophage-expressed gene 1 protein has translation MNCLKGVLLFWTALVCGKGKDIPEENPIIGFQECRRALNLSVLEVLPGGGWDNLRNVDMGRVLNLQYRNCRTTEDGEYIIPDEILTIPRKQSNLEMNSEIIESWKNYQSTTSSSINAELSLFSMANGKFSSEFQRMKTHQVKEQAVTTRVQVRNLVYTAKVNPISSLSRGFKKELLDISDRLENNQTRMANFMADLLVLSYGTHVITSVDAGAILVQEDQIRASFLDDSQSTRSSITASAGVAFHNIINFKLEDAHISQEVFHRNYISNRTNSRVASLGGVSFYPGITLEGWQKGIANHLVAIDRSGLPLYFFINADTLPDLPAPLVKKLSKTVEAAVRRYYTFNTYPGCTDRDSPNFNFQANTDDGSCEGKMTNFTFGGVYQECTQTSGTEAMLLCPELEQKNPLTGGFSCPENYSPVLLHSHFREEGYNFLECHRKCSLWVFCRKECEDVFRVARAEFKGFWCVAKGQVPENSGFLFGGLFSSKTINPVTNAQSCPAGYLPLRLLNGLHVCSSQDYELGYRFSVPFGGFFSCDMGNPLVNSSQLRNQGGPYLKKCPAGFSQHLALISDGCQVSYCVQAGLFTGGSLPPARLPPFSRPPLMSQAATNTVMVISGESEKSWIKDSSTHLWKLADPSEIRRIRDVIHESNSGLSGGATAGITAGVTVVLAALITLAIYGTRRYKKREYEEVGEENKNLIGATAEYRVSREGEDTSELTQDQCPSLV, from the coding sequence ATGAACTGTTTGAAGGGAGTCCTTCTCTTCTGGACTGCTCTTGTgtgtgggaaaggaaaagacatCCCTGAGGAGAACCCCATCATTGGATTTCAAGAATGCAGGAGAGCCTTGAATCTCTCTGTTCTGGAGGTATTACCCGGTGGGGGCTGGGATAATCTGAGGAACGTGGACATGGGAAGGGTGCTGAACTTGCAATACAGAAATTGTCGGACCACGGAAGATGGAGAATACATCATCCCGGATGAAATCCTGACAATTCCCCGGAAGCAGAGCAACTTGGAGATGAATTCTGAAATCATCGAGTCTTGGAAGAATTACCAAAGTACCACCTCCTCTTCCATCAACGCAGAGCTCTCCCTCTTCTCCATGGCCAACGGCAAGTTCTCCAGTGAGTTCCAGAGGATGAAAACTCATCAGGTGAAGGAACAAGCTGTAACTACCAGGGTCCAGGTGAGAAACCTGGTCTACACGGCCAAAGTTAATCCCATTTCCTCATTAAGCAGGGGATTCAAGAAAGAGCTGTTGGATATCTCTGATCGATTGGAAAATAACCAGACTCGAATGGCCAATTTCATGGCAGACCTCCTGGTCCTCAGCTACGGAACTCATGTCATCACCAGCGTGGATGCCGGAGCTATCTTAGTACAGGAGGACCAGATCAGGGCTTCCTTCTTGGATGACAGCCAGAGTACCCGTAGTAGCATTACTGCGTCTGCTGGGGTCGCCTTCCACAATATCATTAATTTCAAACTAGAAGATGCTCATATTTCCCAGGAGGTTTTCCACAGGAACTACATTTCCAACCGAACCAATTCGAGGGTCGCAAGCCTCGGCGGGGTCTCTTTTTACCCAGGTATCACCCTGGAGGGCTGGCAGAAGGGCATCGCCAACCACTTGGTGGCAATAGACCGCTCGGGTTTGCCCCTGTATTTCTTCATCAATGCCGACACTTTGCCCGATTTGCCAGCCCCCTTGGTGAAGAAGCTATCCAAAACCGTGGAAGCTGCGGTGAGGCGGTACTACACCTTCAACACCTATCCCGGCTGCACCGACAGAGATTCCCCCAACTTTAATTTCCAAGCCAATACGGACGATGGGTCGTGTGAAGGGAAAATGACCAACTTCACCTTTGGGGGAGTTTACCAGGAGTGTACCCAGACCTCGGGGACGGAGGCCATGCTTCTGTGCCCTGAACTCGAGCAGAAGAATCCACTCACCGGCGGATTCTCCTGCCCAGAAAATTACTCGCCGGTCCTGTtacattcccattttagagaggaaGGCTACAACTTCCTGGAATGCCACCGAAAATGCAGCCTGTGGGTTTTCTGTAGGAAAGAATGTGAAGATGTCTTTCGAGTGGCAAGGGCTGAATTCAAAGGTTTCTGGTGTGTGGCAAAGGGCCAGGTCCCCGAGAATTCAGGCTTCCTTTTCGGGGGTCTCTTTAGTAGCAAGACCATCAATCCTGTGACCAATGCCCAGTCATGTCCAGCTGGCTATTTGCCACTGAGGCTCTTGAACGGCCTCCATGTTTGCAGCAGCCAAGACTACGAGCTGGGCTACCGGTTCTCTGTGCCTTTTGGTGGTTTCTTCAGCTGTGACATGGGGAATCCTTTGGTGAACTCATCCCAGCTCAGGAATCAAGGTGGCCCTTACCTGAAAAAATGCCCAGCGGGTTTCAGCCAACACCTGGCTCTGATCAGCGATGGCTGCCAAGTATCGTACTGTGTCCAGGCGGGGCTCTTTACCGGGGGCTCTCTGCCACCTGCAAggctccctcccttctccagacCACCTCTCATGAGTCAGGCTGCCACGAACACTGTGATGGTTATCAGCGGCGAGAGCGAGAAGTCCTGGATCAAGGACTCCAGCACCCATCTGTGGAAGCTGGCAGATCCTTCTGAGATCCGTAGGATCAGAGATGTCATCCACGAATCCAACAGTGGTTTATCCGGTGGGGCAACGGCTGGCATCACAGCTGGTGTGACTGTTGTTCTGGCAGCCCTGATCACCCTGGCCATTTATGGCACTCGTAGGTATAAGAAACGGGAGTATGAAGAAGtaggagaagagaataagaatttGATAGGAGCCACTGCTGAATATAGGGTATCAAGGGAAGGGGAGGACACAAGTGAGCTAACACAGGATCAGTGTCCTTCGCTGGTTTAA